From one Paenibacillus sp. FSL K6-1330 genomic stretch:
- a CDS encoding ABC transporter substrate-binding protein yields the protein MRKQRYYGLLWLGLLTLFLILSACSSASTNNEPEASPPSTPPATASSEPAEQGTEGHLLEEPLTATDLNKLPDRAKQRNDAIIVTLVNPSGAFTPYFTQVGYDGNVNSVLYTPLVRVDTGGLPVPGLAEKWDISEDKLTYTYYLREGLKYSDGSPMTTEDVEFTWTLLHDPSYDGLNSVVETKIKGGQAYKDGKADSIEGIQIIDERTISVTLEETNATALTVLGGPILSKVYYGKDYQFGNLDYIKNLHANPITNGPYKLEKFIPGQEVRFVANEHYVLGKPKTEYFIYKTTEGDTWQFIETGEVDYGSFSATTDNIEKLKSLGFLNLIPSTASNYGYNQFNLERDQLKDKRVRQALTYGLNRQLIYVDSRQGAASIANIPSSPILWSYTEEGINPYPYDPERAKQLLDEAGWTVGADGIREKDGVKLRINYLGSKSPNTDIFIAVAKENYQEIGVDFVPEQFPDFNTLVSKVNNGDYDMASFSTTIISDPSQGVERFIKGETKGYDNPRIEELYAQGLATGDVEKRKAIYHEMFKILNDELPIMFTNYTKSVIAINGRIDGFELNPLAGIAYSLPGWNLQ from the coding sequence ATGAGAAAACAACGATATTACGGTTTGTTATGGTTAGGGTTATTGACGCTATTCCTAATACTGTCTGCTTGCTCATCCGCATCTACCAACAACGAGCCGGAGGCATCGCCGCCGTCAACTCCCCCAGCGACTGCCTCCAGTGAGCCGGCTGAGCAGGGGACGGAGGGCCATTTACTCGAAGAACCCTTGACCGCAACCGATCTAAACAAGCTCCCGGACAGGGCGAAGCAGCGCAATGATGCGATTATCGTGACGCTGGTGAATCCGAGCGGGGCCTTCACACCATACTTCACCCAAGTGGGCTATGACGGGAACGTAAACTCTGTCCTGTACACACCGCTTGTCCGCGTCGACACCGGCGGTTTGCCAGTTCCGGGTCTCGCGGAGAAATGGGACATTTCCGAGGATAAGCTGACTTATACATATTATCTTCGCGAAGGACTGAAGTACAGCGATGGTTCCCCCATGACAACCGAGGATGTGGAATTTACATGGACCTTGCTTCATGACCCGTCTTATGACGGCCTCAACAGCGTGGTGGAGACGAAGATCAAAGGTGGTCAAGCCTACAAGGACGGTAAGGCGGATTCCATTGAAGGCATTCAAATTATCGATGAGCGAACCATTTCCGTGACGCTGGAAGAGACCAACGCAACGGCGTTGACAGTGCTTGGTGGACCGATATTGTCCAAAGTGTACTATGGAAAGGATTATCAGTTCGGCAACCTGGATTATATTAAGAACCTGCACGCCAATCCGATCACGAACGGACCTTACAAGCTGGAGAAGTTCATTCCAGGCCAAGAAGTGCGTTTTGTCGCCAATGAACACTATGTGTTAGGCAAACCGAAGACCGAATACTTCATCTACAAGACCACGGAGGGAGACACTTGGCAGTTTATCGAAACCGGGGAAGTCGACTATGGTAGCTTTTCAGCTACGACAGATAACATCGAGAAACTGAAATCCCTTGGCTTCTTAAACTTGATTCCGTCCACGGCCAGTAACTACGGCTATAATCAATTCAATCTGGAGAGGGATCAATTGAAAGACAAGCGGGTTCGCCAAGCCTTGACTTACGGTCTGAATCGTCAGCTGATTTACGTGGATTCCAGGCAAGGGGCAGCGTCGATCGCCAACATTCCATCATCTCCGATTCTGTGGTCTTATACCGAGGAAGGCATCAACCCGTATCCGTATGATCCGGAAAGAGCAAAACAATTGCTGGACGAAGCGGGCTGGACGGTCGGCGCAGACGGCATTCGGGAGAAGGACGGGGTCAAGCTCCGTATCAACTATTTGGGATCGAAGAGCCCGAATACCGATATTTTCATTGCCGTCGCCAAAGAGAACTATCAAGAAATCGGAGTTGATTTCGTGCCTGAGCAATTCCCGGATTTCAACACGCTTGTATCCAAGGTCAATAACGGCGATTATGACATGGCTTCGTTCTCCACGACGATTATCAGTGATCCTTCGCAAGGGGTGGAGCGGTTCATCAAAGGAGAAACGAAGGGCTACGACAATCCACGCATCGAAGAGCTTTACGCCCAGGGTCTTGCGACTGGCGACGTCGAAAAGCGTAAAGCGATTTACCACGAAATGTTCAAAATATTGAATGACGAATTGCCGATCATGTTTACCAACTATACGAAATCAGTCATCGCAATCAACGGACGCATCGACGGTTTTGAGTTGAACCCGCTCGCGGGTATCGCATACAGCTTGCCGGGTTGGAATCTGCAATAA
- a CDS encoding MDR family MFS transporter, whose product MKKTNVMNMQEQQTQKPLKLIPLIVAIFMGNFLSLLNSNTINIALPVLQKEFATDLSVVQWTLTGFMLALGTFAPTAGYFGQRFSYKRLYIFALLGMTIASVLCALSWNASMLIAFRIVQGAFCGIIVPASMTMIFQIIPRHQQSVTMSIWIAASIVAPAIGPTYAGWLIQHGSWKWLFWTNVPLGVLAIVVAVFFIPYYRLKVPKGFDVWGLLTVIAASSLLLITLSQGSGWGWGSARTLLCLGGGLLALALFLWREMSIDTPLLQLKVFLNRRFTSTVILLCIVMINFFSGMLLVPVFLQNVQGHSPLDSGMILLPATCAMAIMSLVVGRLYKVVGPMPLLLVGVLLMAAGNLPLAWLKIDSSSAYTLLWMTVRSLGLALVLMPATTAGMEEISREYIGHASSIQNWLRNVFVSFGVALFTTLLSSRTADHAARLTDGEVGPNLAHLSTTMGINDLNILSTLIVVLALPFVFAICKARQKERGIDRA is encoded by the coding sequence ATGAAAAAAACGAATGTAATGAACATGCAAGAGCAACAAACTCAGAAGCCCCTAAAGCTTATACCATTAATTGTAGCGATTTTCATGGGAAACTTCCTTTCGCTGTTGAATAGCAATACGATTAATATAGCTTTGCCGGTCTTGCAAAAAGAATTTGCAACCGACTTAAGTGTTGTGCAATGGACACTGACAGGCTTCATGTTGGCGCTCGGGACCTTCGCGCCTACAGCTGGCTATTTCGGCCAACGCTTCAGTTATAAGCGATTGTATATTTTCGCCTTGCTTGGCATGACGATTGCTTCCGTACTGTGCGCCTTGTCTTGGAACGCGTCGATGCTGATCGCCTTCCGCATTGTTCAGGGCGCGTTCTGCGGTATTATAGTGCCGGCGTCGATGACCATGATATTTCAAATCATCCCCAGGCACCAGCAGTCTGTCACCATGAGCATCTGGATCGCAGCTTCGATCGTGGCGCCAGCCATTGGACCGACTTACGCAGGTTGGCTTATCCAGCACGGCTCCTGGAAGTGGCTCTTCTGGACCAATGTGCCGCTAGGCGTGCTTGCGATCGTTGTTGCCGTTTTCTTCATTCCTTACTATCGTCTGAAAGTACCGAAGGGTTTCGATGTATGGGGGCTTCTGACGGTCATCGCCGCAAGTTCGCTGCTGTTGATCACGTTGTCGCAAGGCTCCGGTTGGGGATGGGGCTCGGCCCGTACGCTGCTTTGTCTGGGAGGCGGGCTATTGGCGCTAGCACTGTTTCTTTGGCGCGAGATGTCAATCGACACGCCGCTTCTACAGCTCAAAGTATTTCTGAATCGGCGATTCACGTCGACGGTGATATTGCTGTGTATCGTGATGATCAACTTTTTTTCGGGCATGCTCCTCGTTCCCGTTTTCTTGCAAAATGTTCAGGGACATTCGCCACTTGATTCGGGGATGATTCTGTTACCAGCTACATGTGCCATGGCGATTATGTCCTTGGTTGTCGGTCGGCTGTACAAAGTGGTTGGCCCCATGCCGCTACTGCTTGTTGGCGTACTGTTGATGGCCGCAGGAAATTTGCCGCTAGCGTGGCTGAAAATCGACAGCTCATCTGCATATACGCTCTTGTGGATGACGGTCCGCAGTCTAGGTCTCGCCCTGGTGCTGATGCCGGCGACGACGGCCGGGATGGAGGAGATTTCCCGCGAATATATCGGACACGCCTCCTCCATTCAGAACTGGCTGCGGAATGTATTCGTATCGTTCGGTGTGGCTCTATTCACCACGCTGCTATCTTCACGTACGGCTGACCACGCCGCAAGGCTGACCGATGGGGAAGTCGGACCGAACTTGGCCCACCTGTCCACAACGATGGGCATCAACGATTTGAACATTTTATCAACGCTTATTGTCGTGCTGGCACTACCATTTGTTTTTGCAATTTGCAAAGCGCGGCAGAAGGAACGGGGAATCGACAGAGCCTGA
- the gpmA gene encoding 2,3-diphosphoglycerate-dependent phosphoglycerate mutase: MHKLVLIRHGESLWNKANLFTGWMDVNLSDKGIQEALHAGKLLKEEQLVFDVAYTSYLKRAIKTLDYVLEEMDLLWIPVYKTWQLNERHYGALQGLSKTTTAEKYGEAQVQLWRRSYDVLPPALTKDDARYPRYDIKYRDMDDELIPLTESLKETVVRVRDYWDKEIAPQIKAGKNVIIAAHGNSLRALIMFLENLSSKEIIDLNIPTGIPLVYNLDDRLHPVQRYYLGSEKHLESKIKQVAEPDKIME, translated from the coding sequence ATGCATAAATTGGTTTTGATTAGACATGGAGAAAGTCTGTGGAACAAAGCGAATTTATTTACAGGCTGGATGGATGTAAACTTGTCGGATAAAGGCATCCAGGAGGCTTTACATGCCGGCAAATTACTTAAGGAAGAACAGTTGGTATTTGATGTAGCCTATACCTCATATTTAAAGCGAGCGATTAAAACACTAGATTATGTGCTGGAAGAAATGGATTTGCTGTGGATCCCTGTATATAAAACATGGCAGCTTAATGAGCGCCATTATGGTGCGCTTCAAGGTTTAAGCAAAACAACAACCGCTGAGAAATATGGAGAAGCGCAGGTTCAATTATGGCGCAGAAGCTATGATGTGCTGCCCCCTGCTTTGACAAAGGACGATGCCCGTTATCCAAGATACGATATTAAATATCGCGACATGGATGACGAGCTTATCCCGTTAACGGAAAGCCTCAAGGAAACGGTTGTTCGGGTTAGGGATTATTGGGATAAGGAAATTGCACCGCAGATTAAAGCGGGTAAAAATGTCATTATCGCTGCACACGGCAATAGTCTACGGGCATTAATCATGTTTCTGGAAAATCTCAGCTCAAAAGAGATTATTGATTTGAACATCCCAACGGGTATTCCGCTTGTATATAATCTTGATGACCGACTACATCCGGTTCAGAGATATTACCTAGGAAGCGAGAAGCATCTCGAGAGTAAGATCAAGCAGGTTGCCGAGCCAGATAAGATTATGGAATAA
- the opp4C gene encoding oligopeptide ABC transporter permease, with the protein MEVSDSLWKQSTRKLKKNKLAVTGFAFIVLMFVVCFIGPLFSPYADGKINPAMMHQPPSGKHWLGTDLLGRDVLTRLLQAGRISLTVGLASMALSMTIGTVLGVISGYYRGVVDQLIMRTADLLFTIPGLPILFIMGALMSDWKVPTDYRLYLVMLMLSVIGWPGVARLVRSQMLTLREREYMIAADVLGLSDKRKLFRHLLPNVFPLLIVIATLSIGGAILSESVLSFFGLGVMPPTPTWGNMIDAANNVIDFEKRPWLWIPPGLAIFLTVIAINIFGDGLRDVLDPKQNTSR; encoded by the coding sequence ATGGAGGTTTCAGACTCCTTATGGAAGCAATCCACTCGGAAGCTCAAGAAAAACAAGCTGGCCGTAACTGGCTTCGCCTTCATCGTGTTGATGTTTGTTGTTTGCTTTATCGGTCCCTTGTTCTCCCCATATGCGGATGGCAAAATCAATCCCGCCATGATGCACCAGCCCCCAAGCGGCAAGCATTGGCTGGGAACGGACCTGCTTGGCCGCGATGTGCTGACCCGGCTCTTGCAAGCAGGCCGAATTTCACTCACGGTCGGCCTTGCGTCCATGGCGTTATCCATGACAATCGGGACGGTTCTCGGCGTCATTTCGGGTTATTATCGTGGAGTAGTCGATCAGTTGATCATGCGAACCGCCGATTTGTTGTTTACGATCCCGGGGCTTCCGATTCTCTTCATCATGGGGGCGTTAATGTCGGATTGGAAGGTTCCAACCGACTATCGGCTGTATCTGGTCATGCTCATGCTTAGCGTCATCGGCTGGCCCGGCGTGGCGCGGCTCGTCCGCAGCCAAATGCTGACCTTGCGGGAACGGGAGTATATGATAGCTGCCGACGTGCTGGGTCTCAGCGATAAGCGCAAGCTGTTTCGCCATCTACTGCCCAATGTCTTCCCGCTTCTGATCGTCATCGCCACACTTAGCATCGGAGGAGCGATACTGTCGGAATCGGTGCTCAGCTTCTTCGGGCTCGGGGTCATGCCCCCAACGCCCACTTGGGGAAATATGATCGATGCGGCCAACAACGTCATCGATTTTGAGAAACGGCCCTGGCTGTGGATTCCGCCAGGTCTGGCGATTTTTTTGACGGTCATTGCCATCAACATTTTCGGTGACGGATTGCGGGACGTTC
- a CDS encoding MarR family transcriptional regulator, protein MNSLETIKWLVQDQVVHFVHLSEQRIESEQDKIFRYAQEQQLESIPRHLTSVHVIDCIGNNEPINNTALAVKMNLSKAGITKISAKLLEEGYIHRRQLNDNKKEVYFSLTEKGRRVFELHQQLHKLEEERFMQLLEPFKEAELHVILRFLQSVSSHWANKEQE, encoded by the coding sequence ATGAATTCATTGGAGACGATCAAATGGCTGGTCCAGGATCAGGTTGTTCATTTTGTGCATCTGAGCGAGCAAAGGATCGAATCGGAGCAGGACAAGATTTTTCGTTATGCACAAGAGCAGCAATTGGAGTCGATCCCGCGTCATTTGACTAGCGTGCACGTGATCGACTGCATCGGCAACAACGAGCCGATCAACAATACGGCGCTTGCAGTGAAGATGAACTTGTCCAAGGCCGGCATTACGAAGATCAGCGCGAAGCTGTTGGAGGAAGGCTATATCCATCGAAGGCAACTGAATGATAATAAGAAGGAAGTCTACTTCAGTTTAACGGAGAAGGGCAGACGGGTTTTTGAGCTTCATCAACAACTTCACAAGCTGGAGGAGGAGAGGTTTATGCAGCTGCTTGAGCCGTTTAAGGAAGCGGAATTACACGTTATTCTGCGATTTCTGCAAAGCGTATCCTCCCATTGGGCTAACAAAGAGCAGGAGTAG
- a CDS encoding ABC transporter permease — protein sequence MRTYLLRRCLYMLLILIGASLLIFILYSLTPGDYVDNNLSLSEERKAELREIHGLNKPVIERYVNWMANIFKGDFGYSLAQQRPVLDLFQDYIWNSFLLAVVSTFFTWFIAVVVGVLTAYKQYSLLDTLVMIGIFAAMSIPSFFIGLFLIKVFAVDLKILPPGGMITTGSRAEGWDYVVEVLHHMLLPAAVMILLGVGSLTRYFRSNMLEVIRQDYVRTARAKGLKERTVLFRHALKNAMLPAITLIGFELPGLFGGSIIIEKIFNWPGIGQLYMQSFTVRDYPLLMGFTMFLAILTVVGTLISDILYHTSDPRVRL from the coding sequence ATGAGAACCTATTTGCTCCGAAGATGCTTGTACATGCTCTTGATATTAATTGGCGCGTCCTTGTTAATCTTTATCTTGTATTCCTTAACGCCAGGCGACTATGTAGACAACAACTTGAGTTTGAGCGAGGAGCGCAAGGCGGAACTAAGGGAAATTCACGGGTTGAACAAGCCTGTCATTGAACGATACGTGAACTGGATGGCCAACATTTTCAAAGGCGATTTCGGTTATTCTTTGGCCCAGCAGCGCCCCGTCCTGGACCTGTTTCAGGATTACATATGGAACTCCTTTCTGCTGGCGGTGGTTTCGACGTTCTTCACCTGGTTCATTGCGGTCGTCGTGGGTGTTCTTACGGCCTATAAGCAATACTCGCTGCTGGATACCCTGGTGATGATCGGCATCTTCGCCGCGATGTCGATTCCTTCGTTCTTCATCGGGTTATTCCTGATCAAAGTATTCGCCGTCGATTTAAAAATTCTCCCGCCGGGTGGAATGATCACGACAGGGAGCCGGGCCGAGGGCTGGGACTACGTCGTCGAGGTGCTGCACCATATGCTGCTTCCGGCAGCCGTCATGATTTTGCTTGGCGTCGGGTCGCTCACCCGTTATTTCCGGAGCAACATGCTGGAGGTGATCCGGCAGGATTATGTCCGCACCGCCCGTGCAAAAGGGTTGAAGGAAAGAACGGTGCTGTTCCGCCACGCATTGAAAAACGCGATGCTGCCCGCGATTACGTTGATTGGCTTCGAATTGCCGGGCCTGTTCGGCGGCTCCATCATCATTGAGAAGATATTCAATTGGCCGGGCATCGGCCAGTTGTACATGCAATCTTTCACGGTGCGGGATTATCCGCTCCTCATGGGCTTTACCATGTTTTTGGCTATCTTGACGGTCGTCGGGACGCTCATATCCGATATCCTCTACCACACTTCCGATCCCCGGGTCAGGCTTTAA